The Campylobacter sp. CN_NE2 genome contains a region encoding:
- a CDS encoding AAA family ATPase — protein MQNLKFFYENPPEVQKFIPRKKGVNSPKTILFGCVGSGKSYILAEYILNFKKDEFLYINFADLRYKFTRLNTEFDKIFEFLEKNLQIGALFLDNLDEFSENEILHLQNLLNLAFSNSPSNSLSNLSQNTVNLRSVVISTRKNSLNLQGFEKVRITPLCFEEFIAFDKRRTDINAIISAFFLQGGTPKNSFLLGSEIISSEQNALKSALNKNEIAVLKECCEFIAQPFSANKIYLSLKEQIRISKDSIYGCVAKFEDENFVNFVSKFGDEKAAKRLFLSNFNLKDALSFKKDFSKKFINAIFCEIANLNEPIFYTKDLDFYLPSRNLGLLAIPFSASEIVFLKFKKLIGELKRLKITRLSVISMANSGLLEIEGIKCEVVPFPQFALGL, from the coding sequence ATGCAAAATTTAAAATTTTTTTACGAAAATCCGCCGGAAGTGCAAAAATTTATACCACGCAAAAAAGGGGTAAATTCGCCAAAAACGATACTTTTTGGTTGTGTGGGAAGCGGAAAAAGCTATATTTTGGCTGAGTATATTTTGAATTTCAAAAAAGATGAATTTTTGTATATAAATTTTGCCGATTTGCGTTACAAATTTACGCGCTTAAACACTGAATTTGATAAAATTTTTGAATTTTTAGAAAAAAATTTGCAAATTGGGGCACTTTTTTTGGATAATTTAGACGAATTTAGCGAAAATGAAATTTTACATTTGCAAAATTTACTAAATTTGGCTTTTTCAAATTCGCCATCAAATTCGCTGTCAAATTTGTCGCAAAATACCGTAAATTTGCGAAGCGTAGTAATTTCTACGCGAAAAAATAGCCTAAATTTGCAAGGTTTTGAAAAGGTGAGAATAACGCCGCTTTGCTTTGAAGAATTTATCGCCTTTGATAAACGAAGAACCGACATAAACGCCATTATTTCGGCATTTTTTTTGCAAGGCGGGACACCAAAAAACTCATTTTTGCTCGGTAGCGAAATCATATCATCTGAGCAAAATGCCTTAAAATCGGCACTAAATAAAAATGAAATCGCCGTTTTAAAAGAGTGCTGCGAATTTATCGCTCAGCCATTTAGTGCAAATAAAATTTATCTTAGCCTAAAAGAGCAAATTCGCATTTCAAAGGACAGCATTTACGGGTGCGTGGCGAAATTTGAAGATGAAAATTTTGTAAATTTTGTAAGCAAATTTGGCGATGAAAAGGCGGCAAAAAGGCTGTTTTTGTCGAATTTTAACCTAAAAGACGCGCTTAGCTTTAAAAAAGATTTTTCCAAAAAATTTATAAATGCGATTTTTTGCGAAATCGCAAATTTAAATGAGCCGATTTTTTACACGAAAGATTTGGATTTTTATCTGCCAAGCAGGAATTTAGGGCTCTTAGCAATCCCGTTTAGCGCAAGTGAGATTGTGTTTTTAAAATTTAAAAAACTCATAGGTGAACTAAAACGGCTTAAAATCACCCGTTTAAGCGTGATTTCAATGGCAAATTCAGGCTTACTTGAAATCGAAGGGATTAAGTGCGAAGTCGTGCCGTTTCCGCAGTTCGCACTTGGACTTTGA
- a CDS encoding substrate-binding periplasmic protein yields the protein MKKLLFGVVLSLFYAQFLGAQPLRLATDMSYPPFQFLEKGELKGVETEILAEISKRTGLEFKPEKTPFDKIFSVVEYGNADIAMSAIDITPERLVDFDFSESYYTTTNIFVALEGKFNSIENLKNAKIGVISPESTQEELAKRLGNEVIVCNSLMNGVLYLNNGKIDALIIESVATPIVVHNRYEFLSEKEKQGLDMLKSFGTLKKAEVFHIDFEGSAEQGMMVKKGTFGEELEKINKAIKDMKDDGTIETIIKKYGLQ from the coding sequence ATGAAAAAATTACTATTCGGAGTTGTTTTGAGTCTATTTTATGCACAGTTTCTAGGAGCGCAGCCTTTAAGGTTGGCAACAGATATGTCGTATCCGCCGTTTCAGTTTCTTGAAAAAGGCGAATTAAAAGGAGTTGAAACTGAAATTTTAGCTGAAATTTCAAAAAGAACAGGGTTGGAATTTAAGCCCGAAAAGACACCTTTTGATAAGATTTTTTCCGTCGTAGAATACGGAAATGCTGATATTGCCATGTCTGCAATCGACATAACACCAGAAAGACTAGTTGATTTTGATTTTTCAGAGAGTTACTATACTACGACGAATATTTTTGTGGCACTAGAAGGAAAATTTAATTCAATAGAGAATTTAAAAAACGCCAAAATAGGCGTTATCTCTCCTGAAAGCACACAAGAAGAGCTTGCTAAAAGGCTAGGAAATGAAGTCATAGTATGCAATAGTCTTATGAACGGAGTATTATATTTAAATAACGGCAAAATAGATGCTTTGATTATAGAATCTGTTGCTACGCCGATAGTCGTGCATAATAGATACGAATTTTTGAGCGAAAAAGAAAAACAAGGGCTTGATATGTTAAAATCGTTTGGAACGCTCAAAAAAGCAGAAGTTTTCCATATAGATTTTGAAGGAAGTGCCGAGCAAGGTATGATGGTTAAAAAAGGTACATTTGGCGAAGAGCTTGAAAAGATAAATAAAGCTATCAAAGATATGAAAGATGACGGCACGATAGAAACTATAATAAAAAAATACGGACTTCAATAA
- the rpsJ gene encoding 30S ribosomal protein S10 — MQKIRLKLKAYDHRVLDRTVAAIVEAVKRTGADVRGPVPMPTKIKRYTVLKSPHINKDSREQFEMKIHARMLDIVAATPDTVDSLTKLDLAPEVNVEVRAMGK; from the coding sequence ATGCAAAAAATCAGGTTAAAGCTAAAAGCTTATGACCATAGGGTTTTAGATCGCACAGTTGCAGCAATCGTAGAAGCTGTCAAAAGAACGGGTGCCGATGTGAGAGGTCCGGTTCCGATGCCTACAAAAATCAAACGCTACACAGTCTTAAAATCTCCACACATTAACAAAGATTCGAGAGAGCAGTTTGAGATGAAAATTCACGCTCGTATGCTAGATATCGTAGCAGCTACGCCTGATACGGTAGATTCGCTAACAAAACTTGACTTAGCTCCTGAGGTTAATGTCGAAGTGCGCGCGATGGGAAAATAA
- the rplC gene encoding 50S ribosomal protein L3, producing the protein MEYIVEKIGMSRTISRSSTPVTLLKLINTKVCEVCEGGKAIVAYANGKAYNKAIAGQQKKYNLSKEFNKFATICVENAEVGDQNLEVLAGAKIIKTSFTSKGKGYQGVMKRHGFSGGPKSHGSRFHRRHGSIGNCEWPGRVQPGMKMAGHTGNEKITVKNEIVSFDAENKILVVKGSVPGFNGAMGRIRIVK; encoded by the coding sequence ATGGAATATATCGTAGAAAAAATAGGTATGAGTAGAACTATCAGCAGAAGCAGCACGCCCGTAACGCTTTTGAAACTTATCAACACAAAAGTTTGCGAAGTTTGTGAAGGCGGAAAAGCAATCGTTGCTTACGCTAACGGCAAAGCTTATAACAAAGCAATCGCCGGTCAGCAAAAAAAATACAACCTAAGCAAAGAATTTAACAAATTTGCTACTATCTGTGTAGAAAATGCAGAAGTCGGCGATCAAAATTTGGAAGTTTTAGCGGGTGCAAAAATTATAAAAACAAGCTTTACTTCAAAAGGTAAAGGTTATCAAGGTGTTATGAAACGACACGGATTTTCAGGTGGTCCTAAATCACACGGTAGCCGTTTTCACAGAAGACACGGATCTATCGGTAACTGCGAATGGCCGGGACGCGTTCAACCGGGCATGAAAATGGCAGGACATACGGGAAATGAAAAAATCACCGTAAAAAATGAAATCGTTAGCTTCGATGCCGAAAATAAAATCTTAGTCGTAAAAGGTTCAGTTCCGGGATTTAACGGCGCAATGGGTAGAATAAGGATAGTAAAATGA
- the rplD gene encoding 50S ribosomal protein L4, whose translation MSKVSVLNEKLEKASEIELPAKYAEVNPHNLYLYVKSYLASLRANTAQTKGRSEVSGGGKKPWRQKGRGGARAGSTRTNVWVGGAVAFGPTTDRNYEQKVNKKQKRLALEFALNEKAENGKFFVTDSLEISSGKTKDASEFIKKLGVRDALIVKNELDSKTLLAYRNLANCYVIDASEINAYLVAVYSAVIVEKAALDSIVKEG comes from the coding sequence ATGAGCAAAGTAAGTGTTCTTAATGAAAAATTAGAAAAAGCAAGTGAAATTGAACTTCCTGCAAAATATGCAGAAGTCAATCCGCACAATTTATACCTTTATGTCAAATCTTACCTTGCTTCACTTCGTGCAAATACGGCACAAACCAAAGGTCGTTCAGAAGTCAGCGGAGGCGGCAAAAAACCTTGGAGACAAAAAGGTAGAGGCGGCGCAAGAGCAGGTTCAACAAGAACAAATGTTTGGGTTGGCGGAGCTGTTGCATTTGGTCCTACGACAGATAGAAACTATGAGCAAAAAGTCAATAAAAAACAAAAAAGATTGGCTCTTGAATTTGCACTTAACGAAAAAGCCGAAAACGGCAAATTTTTCGTTACAGATAGCCTAGAAATTTCAAGCGGAAAAACAAAAGACGCTAGTGAATTTATCAAAAAACTAGGCGTAAGAGATGCTTTAATAGTTAAAAATGAACTTGATAGCAAAACTTTACTAGCATATAGAAATTTAGCAAACTGCTATGTTATCGACGCTAGTGAAATCAATGCTTATTTGGTTGCGGTTTATAGTGCGGTTATCGTTGAAAAAGCGGCACTAGATTCAATAGTGAAAGAGGGCTAA
- a CDS encoding 50S ribosomal protein L23, with amino-acid sequence MADITDIKTILYTEKSLGLQEQGVVVIQTSPSMTKNGLKAVLKDYFGITPLRVNSLRMDGKVKRFRGRIGVRNDFKKFYVKLPEGATLESAEA; translated from the coding sequence ATGGCAGATATAACAGATATTAAAACAATTCTTTACACAGAAAAATCACTTGGTCTTCAAGAACAAGGTGTTGTTGTTATTCAAACAAGCCCTAGTATGACAAAAAACGGTTTAAAAGCTGTGTTAAAAGACTATTTTGGAATCACTCCGTTAAGAGTAAATTCTCTTAGAATGGACGGAAAAGTTAAAAGATTTAGAGGAAGAATCGGCGTAAGAAATGATTTTAAGAAATTCTATGTCAAGCTTCCTGAGGGTGCGACCCTAGAAAGTGCGGAGGCATAA
- the rplB gene encoding 50S ribosomal protein L2, producing the protein MAIKSYKPYTPSRRFMTGISSEDITAKASVRSLLVKIPASSGRNNHGRITSRHKEAGAKKLYRIIDFKRTKFGVPGKVEAIEYDPNRNCRIALISYADGEKRYIIKPSELKVGDVIASAEAGLDIKPGNAMKMKSIPVGTILHNIELKPGKGAQMARSAGGYAQLMGKEEKYVILRLPSGEMRRVLAECMATIGVVGNEDWANVTLGKAGRNRHRGIRPQTRGSAMNPVDHPHGGGEGKKNSGRHPVTPWGKPTKGAKTRRKKASDKLIISRRKGK; encoded by the coding sequence ATGGCGATAAAATCATATAAACCATATACTCCTAGTAGAAGATTTATGACAGGCATTAGCAGTGAAGATATTACTGCAAAAGCTAGTGTTAGAAGTCTGCTTGTGAAAATTCCTGCCTCGTCAGGTAGAAACAACCACGGCAGAATCACAAGTCGTCATAAAGAAGCAGGTGCTAAAAAACTTTACAGAATTATCGATTTTAAAAGAACAAAATTTGGTGTTCCTGGTAAAGTAGAAGCTATCGAATACGATCCAAATAGAAATTGTAGAATCGCTTTGATTTCTTACGCAGATGGCGAAAAAAGATATATCATCAAACCAAGCGAACTAAAAGTTGGCGATGTTATCGCTTCTGCCGAAGCAGGTTTAGATATAAAACCGGGCAATGCAATGAAAATGAAAAGCATTCCTGTGGGAACGATTTTGCACAATATCGAGTTGAAGCCTGGCAAAGGCGCTCAAATGGCTAGATCAGCAGGCGGTTATGCTCAACTTATGGGTAAAGAAGAAAAATATGTAATTTTAAGACTTCCAAGCGGTGAGATGAGAAGAGTTTTGGCTGAGTGTATGGCTACTATCGGCGTTGTCGGCAATGAAGATTGGGCAAATGTTACACTTGGTAAAGCAGGACGAAATCGCCACAGAGGAATTCGCCCTCAAACAAGAGGTTCTGCTATGAACCCGGTTGATCACCCACACGGTGGTGGTGAAGGCAAGAAAAATTCAGGTCGTCACCCAGTTACTCCATGGGGCAAACCAACAAAAGGTGCGAAAACTCGTCGTAAAAAAGCAAGTGATAAACTTATAATTTCTAGAAGGAAAGGAAAATAA
- the rpsS gene encoding 30S ribosomal protein S19 has protein sequence MARSLKKGPFVDDHVMKKVVAAKKANDNKPIKTWSRRSTIVPEMIGLTFNVHNGKSFIPVYVTEHHIGYKLGEFAPTRTFKGHKGSVQKKIGK, from the coding sequence ATGGCTAGATCGCTAAAAAAAGGTCCTTTCGTAGATGATCATGTAATGAAAAAAGTTGTTGCAGCAAAAAAAGCTAATGATAATAAGCCGATCAAAACTTGGTCAAGACGCAGCACAATCGTGCCAGAGATGATTGGACTAACATTTAATGTTCATAACGGAAAAAGTTTTATTCCTGTTTATGTTACAGAACACCATATCGGTTATAAATTAGGTGAGTTTGCTCCAACTAGAACTTTCAAAGGCCACAAAGGCTCAGTTCAAAAGAAAATCGGTAAATAA